The following is a genomic window from Nymphaea colorata isolate Beijing-Zhang1983 chromosome 3, ASM883128v2, whole genome shotgun sequence.
GCTTAACTAGACATGAAATATTCCTATAGATTAAACTCCACATCCTAATGACAATCTACTCAACCAGGACtgggaaagaagggaaaatatTGATTCAAGAGAACATATTTTATACAGAAAATGTCGACAGTACGATATACAGATATTTCTACTGATTTTCTTCTTGCCACTATTCTGTCATTTTCTGAttgcaaattcaatttttctttctcccttggAATTGATGAGATCCCTTTCTTATCTCGAGAAATTAAACAGAGATCTTAAAGTAACATATTAGAGTAGGTCAGTTACTAACGAGATCCCACTGATTCTTTTGTTAGGCAGACACATCTTCAAATAAGGGGATTGTTCAAGGGCTTGTGATGGGGAGAATAGGGAAGTCTCAAAGTCTCATTCATTGGCCAAAATTTAGTGAGGATTGCTAAAATCTCAATTCAAAAGCCAAGTTCTATTCGAATCAGACAAATCACTATAACCCAATTCTAGGACGGGGTCGGTGCTAGACTAAAGGACCTTTTGTGGCTGTTTGGTAAGAGTAATTATGATGCTGTTCCATGTATCTGCCCaaaagattagggcagatttgtagaacaaattaaaaaaagtttcaCAAATATATTACATGGAACAATAATACAATGTTACTGTTTCCGAACAGCCGGCCCCTTGCATGGCATGGATTTTCCATCTTGTACATGGGTTTAGGTCTTTCTTTGAGTTAATTTGAATCCATCCACTCACAAGATGAACTTTTCTGAATGGTTTTATCCATAGATCACAATCATGCCCAGTTTAAGCTCTCAAATCTGAGCTTGATCCCCATTTTTGATTAAATTTGCATTGGAGCTCTCTAGTGCCTATACTATGATAAATATAAAGATTGAAACACATATAAATGCATGTAATTAGTgattaaaatataattatttcatgCATTAGTGGATCTTGCTAAATGTTATAGTACTTATAGAAGACGTGATAAGCAGCTAaagtcaaagaaagaaaacaaaaggcaCACGTCAATCGCAACATCTACATGAGTAGTGAATTAATCAGTTCATGAAAGAAAACTTAATTTTCATATAGAAATGTTGGTTGGACTTTTACTCTAATAAGATACCGCTCAACTCTAGAAAGGAAATCTTTAGACTTGGAGCTACAATCCTCTAAAATAGTTGCCAATGGAAACAGAAAGGCTTAACTAATGCCATCTTCTTACTGCTACTGATGTCGCCGTTTCCCTGGTGGCCACATACTTACCATCATCGCAACCTCGAAGATCCCCACTTTAAATTCTCTCTCTGTATGATCAATATTGGTCTTGTTGATCATGCCTTCGTATCTCTGTTGCAAATATAGGAACTGAGAGAGGTGACGCTCCTGATTCTAGCAAAATGAGACGGAAAGTTGTGAAAAGCTTGCGTGAGAAGCATGAGAAAAGAGGGGCTAAGAGCCCATTTGCCTTTAACCCTTCTCCTCCACGCTTCACTGCCGTAGGGAGAGATTATACATGGCTTTCCAAGTCCACCTGGTGACCAAACCATTTTCTTTAGTAAAGGCCACATTCATGTTGCTTATCAACTATGgcatctatctatatatatatatatatatatatgcacatgcgtTGCAACGACCTAGCTATACGTACCGAATTTGAGAATAAATGTACATTGAAGATCATATCATGAGTAAATGTTCGACATGAGCCAAATGTAGCTCATGACTGTGAAGCATGTTAGCATATGCTAGACCATACAACAGAAGTGGGGTAGTTAGGGTTGAAATTATAACAATTCAAGTATGTGAATGGGTAAGCCTTACTCAGTTTATATACTCGTGATATTATTACTAGTTGTCTTGGTTCACAGTTTCTtatgtataaattaattaaagCTGGCTATAGAGACAAGTGAAGATTTGCCAGACTAAATAAATACTCGTCTGTTTCAGAGTAAAAACATAACAGTTAGTATtgaggcatttcatcaaatacTTGGCGAAACATGAAATCTTGCAGACGTGTTCGATCCCCTCTTTCCACAGAGGAGAATGCATATGAGTTACCATACATGCATTATTAAAAGGCGTTGGGAGTCTCGTGGCTGGGTTCTCATTAACCTCAACTCCTCAAGTCCCAGTCAAGGAGACCCCACTTAATTGAAGGAGAGATCGCTGCATCTCTGTACCTCACAACTGACTTCTAGTGATAAATGAGCTGCAGCACACCAGATGGACATATTAATTGGACTTATCAGGACTTTCCATTCTCGccattcaaaaaataattgcCAAGAAATCTGACATCTTTATTATCGGTTGGTTTCGTCCTACTACTCTGCCATGGACATGACAAAGAGTCACAGCGAACACATCACCGGTCAATAATGCCCATAAATATCGCAGCTttctcaaaggaaaaagaacaaaatggtAGGTAGCGGGTGAGGTCATTTTAGATACTTTTGGAAGTAACCCTAGAGATTCTGATCTGCTACTTGATATCAAAGTTAAATGCGTGGCTCCCAATTTTAGTGTTGTCTTTTGTCGCGATGGATATAtggatatgcaagttgaagtgtaGGAGGGGATATCCTCAGCTAACCAGGACAAGGGTTGGATGAAAGGTTTGGCCAAAGGATGGGTCTTCTTCGCTCACCTCTAAACATGATTACGTtaaaagaaagacataaaaggtggacaaagaaaagaaaccaagcAACTGACCATTTTTATGGCTGTCGAGCTCAGGTCTGGGTGGCCCGAAACCCAAGCGTGGCCCCAGATCGGCCCAATGCTTGAAACCCGAAGCctcgattaaaataaaaaatattttttaaatataaaacaaaatttgaatataaaatatatttttaataataatatatatattattattatataaaaaataaaaaaattaatggggCTAAATCGAACCCCATCGAATTTACCCGGGCCAGTTTTTTCATACCCGATCGAACCAGGAAATGGGTATCCGTCAGGTACCTAAACCTCATGTTGCCCAGGCTTAGGCAGCAGCCTTCCACTCAGTGTTGTCAATCTCACTCCTTATCAAGCTCGAGTTTAATTTTTACACGTCTTCTGTTTTAttcaatctttttaaaaattttggactcttttaaATTGATAATTGCAAATAATTGCAATGGAAGGTTGCTGGGGGCCTTTAAATTGATGCTTATTTActaataatataaaaagaatGTAACGGATCGCACAATCTGAAACCGCCCTTGGATACGTAGCTGAAAATTCATTATCATCCTTATATATGATGCACATAGTCATATTTTGTCCAACTTAAAAACtaattagataaaaaaataaaaatggtgCTTTAGTAATGctgaaaatgaatataaataatttaacctaagttttaaaaactttaaagtaatgagaaaaaaagataaagcaCGAAAAAATCATCCTGGAGTTCcgaaaaaatggagaaaagatggatttttcgtttttcattgttttttaatgttttaatcaggttttttttttttttttttcgaaaaagacAGGTTCTTTGTGTCTATGGATCGATGACTTGAAGTCTAAAGAAGATAACTACCCGTTTATCTAACTAGTTAATTTACAATTTGCCTACTTTGTTTCAAGGAGAAGCAGAAAACCACTTTATGGAATAAGGAAACGAAACATGAGAAGATTGATCACATGATTTCTATGCAGAAAACCACTTTATGGAATAAGGAAACGAAACATGAGAAGATTGATCACATGATTTATACCTATTATTATTTGCTTGAATATAAAAGAAACCGCAACCAATTTCCAAGTATTCAGCAGGCAGTGAGCCCATTGGCAAGTTTTGTCAGCATGATTTAcattatgttattttaaaactcaaccGAATGGACTCACCAAGTCACCGGGTCAACTTACTGACCAAGTGACACAGTCATATGCCGATCCGAGTTCGAGTCACGAGTTTACCAACTATACTTTTTAGGATACTCGAGTTTAGAGTGGCGGGTCATTATTTTTTCCAAGAAAGTATTCCATTCCCTGGATAAAAAGTTTGGAGACATAGATGTTTGTGTTGTAGAGAAACATGAACACAAGCATAAAAGCCGTAGATATGTTCACCAAGTACGCAGGCATTTCACAGTCTTCCTATAGTTTCAATCATACTTGGGCAGGTCTAGGATGTCATCTGGATCATGTTCAAATAAGattgtatattttttccatatccacATTTTTGGATATCTatatattcggattcagattcatattcgaatttggatgaagaaaaatataatgtCACATGTGAATCCAAAATCCCAACAcatgatctgaatctgatctaaatttgatttgTAGATTAActtctgaatccaaaccatattactcttatttaaaattttatccaatctaaatccaaatttggtcaatatttacttaaatccaaatcgaatcagatgtcatttcttatatttgaaCCCTAACCAAATTCTTACTCAGATGTTAACATTTTTTgcatatattatattttatgaaGTTTGGTCGGATATTGATCTAAATCAAATTTATTAACATCCAGAGGCCGGTCTGTCCACAATTTTTTGCGCCATGTTTCTGTGTGGGGGTTGCAAATTGCACCCGGAAGACTTAGTTTCTTGTTTAATGTCTTATCAGAGTTTTGGTGGCGCAATTATTTCAGTACTCAGCTGCCCAAATAAATTGCAGTCAAGCTTATGGATAGAAGCAACTGCAAAAGAAAGGCTGAGTAATAACCATGCGCGACAAGACCATCCAGCCCACACAATAAATTCTCTATCCAACTCAACCAACAGCTTCCCCCGATCGATCTTCTCCTTAAATATACACGCTGCACTTCCTCTCTTCTCATCGCCTGTGTTTGACCTGTGGATCGGCAACAATGGCTACCCTTGTTGAGGTTCACAAGGAGGAAGTGGAGGTGAAGGAAAAGGATctgaaaaaggaggaggaagtgAAGGAAAAGGATCTGAACAAGTTGGAGGAGGTGAAGGAAAAGGATatgaaaaaggaggaggaagtgAAGGAAAAGGATCTGAACAAGTTGGAGGAAGTGAAGGAAAATGATctgaaaaaggaggaggaagtgAAGGAGAAGGATCTGAACAAGTTGGAGGAAGTGAAGGAAAAGGATCTGACCGAAGAAAAGGTAGAAGAAGTTGAGCCAAAGACGGGGGTTGCTTTTCCCTTGACGCTGGAGAATAGGAAGCGCTTGCATGCTACTGgtttgaggaagaagaaggtgatGGGCATCAGCTTTAAGATCTATGCATTTGGTAAGTTCCCAAAATCATAAATCCAGTTTACAGCTCTGCTTCATTTAAATTTCTGCGATTGGACCGTCTTTTCTCTAGCTTTCGTTTGCAAAGGCAATGAATTCATCAAAGTCCGAATTGGTTGAacaccttttccttttcacatgTTTTTGTGCTATGTTCCTTTGTCGATAAGCTTAGGGCTTGAGTGCGTGCTGTCTATAGTTTCAAAgtagaaatagaaatttttaaattatatatatatatattaaactaaaaaattttaaatttacatataaatttttaacttttttacaaTCGGAAAAGGGAGGGGGGACGGGGGGCTTCGCCCCTACAAATAGTCTCCCCAAACCTTCTAGTGGAAAGTCTAATCGCTTGTGGGTGCTACTTCTTTGGACTGCAACAAGAGGATGCACAACATTCTACTTGACACCTGTCACACTCTTCATCAAAGATCTTATTTGGGAACCGTAACAGATGTTACTGTTTCATACATTTACCCAAGAAAGTGAATctaattcataaaacactcttTAAAATGTTTAATGAATCTAACCAATTTTTAGGTTAGataaatgagataataacaTAATGTTACTGACAAAAGGGTTTTGGGGGTGAGTAGCACCATTAAATACTGGTGGCATTTCCGTTTGCGGAACACATGGTGCCCATCTATATAAGGTGGGAGTATGGATGTCaaaatgtttgatttgaatCGCATATCCGATCGATCCGTAAAAATcggttataaaaaaaaaatttaatatcctattaagaaatcagatcggatttgcATTTATGGCATCCggtcggattcagatatacataaatatctgatcggattcagatacgggttcaaatcagattcatttttagacaaatattttgtatctaatgctactaattttgaaaattggcaaaatctggttcaaaattcggattcagattagatttcagattgtaaaatcggatttcggatttgaattcggatatgatttttttattcgGATTCCAATCCAAGTCGAATCTGAAATATTCAGAAGCAGATATTAATTAAGAATACATCCGATCCAAATTTCATGGCTTGACATTCCTGGGTGGGAGTCAACTTGTGTAGTTGGACCAAGCATATGTCTTCGCATGGTGCGTGAAAGGCAACAGACTCATTCTACCAAGTACCAACAGTACCAAACAAAACCACGAACTCGAGATTGAGTCACCCCGATGTGATTTTCGTAGTTTGATTAATAGACTTGAATTTCTGATTTTTAGCGTAATATCTTCTATGACGAGTCCTTTACAATAATTAGAAGTTTTTAAGGTGTTATGAAAACCAGTGTTGTTAAAACAATGAGCATGAACCATGGATAAAAAGTAATGGGTAATATGCAGTTTATCAATCAGACTTGGGGAAAGTCAGTCCTGAACTTTTTGCACCAGGTTATCCTGTTTGGGGGGTCAAATCCTGCCActctagaaaatgaaaaagtgtgAGGCCTGTATTTGGGACTATACCCTAAATCCTGATAATTGAAAAATTTTCCCTCATATCTTGATTGTCTTAGCACTGTTTTGGCGGCGCGATTCAATCGTAGTTGGTAAATCTGTGACTCTGACTCGGATTGACAGATGATCGGGTCAATAGGTCAGCGAATTGACTCATCGACTCGGCAAGATCAGGCCATgaaatttttaatgtatttttactgCTTGAAGTAAGGTCTCCGACTCTCTAAAAGCtaatttttaatgtattttgtTTTACAAGTGACTTGGGCGAGAATCGGGTGCGATCCTCGGCGAATCGGGTGCAATCCTCACCGAGTTAGGTTCTACCTCGCCCAAACTTTGACTTGTGGGTGGATTTGTAGGCGATTCGAACTGATCGGGCGATCCCTAccagtttgccaactatagaTTCAACCAAAGGGCGGAGGCAAGGGAAGGCCCCGATGGGCCTGGCCctacctttttttaaaaaaaaattgcatgtaaattttaaaaaattttacttatactatataaaatttttgaaatgtcaaaatttaaaaaccctcatgaattttttttttgtttggctcCGCCTCTAGATTCAACATTGTAATAATTATACCACCAATCATAAGAATATTGAGTTCAGTTCTCAGCTGCCCAAATGAATTGTAGTCATGGACGTTCATGAATTGGCTTAATCATCAATCTCCATGTTGAAAATGATAATGTATATATAACTTCATATGTGTGTGAATATCCAGGATTATATGCTGACCATGTGAAGATGAAAGAGGTAATCCAATCAAAATTCCCGAAAATGCCGGAGAAACCGGAACAGGATATGTATGATTTGGTCATAAACAGCGATTTCGAGATGACTGTGAAGCTGGTAATTGTGTTCCGAGGCTTGACGATGAGCCTGGTGCGCAAACAATTCGACACAGGCCTCGGTGCATCGATCAAGAAACTAAGTGGTGAAAAACATGAGGAGCTGCTGAGCAAGTAAGTTTCTGTTCACCATTCTTGATCAGTTCACTGTTCATTGTTGATCATAACTGTAGTAAGTAGGAAATTACAGATATTTCTCTGCCTTTCTTGTTCAACAGGGTAATGGAAAGAGCCAGCGACAGCATTAAGTTGCCCGTCGGTTCTGTGATTGAGATAACCAGGTTCCCAGGCTTCGTTATGCAGACAAAAGGTAACTAAAATGGCAAGAGTTGCAATGGCAGTCACACAGTCTCTGGAGATTTTTCCCACATGAGATGGATGGACTGCAAAAATAATTTTgggaattatttttcttttgggaaattATTACTACTTTTGCACTTTTAGAAACTAACAGAAATCCCAAAAATGTGAgtataataaaatattagatGTTTAAATCATTGTCATAAATATCACTTTCTGGAAAATATCTGTTTTCTTGGGTAGCTTTCGCGCAATTGTTTTTCTCTACAGAATTTTGGGAAAGATctctgcaaataaaaaaaaataattaatgaaaAACTGTTAAAAAGGTGAAAACATCATCAACAAACCTTAAAAAATCGTGACAAAATCGCAAGATCTTTAtttttgccaagattttcaaaGTCCACGagattttcctgatattttCGTTTTACTTGTTTTTATCGTAAATATTGTTGGGTTTTTCGAAAATTCCGCTATATTATATCATTGGATCATGCAAAATGAGATTGCATTATATTCAAGAAGGCAGATTTACGTCTATTTCTGAAAATTACTGCATTAAAAATCAAGATTTCCGCTTTGGAAGAACTATCTCAAGCTTATGAGAATGTCTAgcatttgattcaattgaacCAAAGAGCATTAATTTAGCCTATTTACagtaattaatatatatatatatatatatatatatatatatatatatatatatatatatatatatatatatatatatatatatatatatatatatatatatatatatatatatataactaataatCGTTTTTCTGTGTGCAGTGAAAGGTGAGATAGTGGGGGGACTGGAGAGCGAGCTGCTCTGCAGGGCCTACATCTCCATGTACTTAGGAGACGAGCCCTTAGATGAGGATGCTAAAGAGAGTTTCGGAGCCTCTATCATTTCCCTCTGCTCAAATCCTGTTAGCTAAGAGAAGTTTGTACTGATTCCAAGTGGCTTTGAGTTGTATTGTTTTAAATAATGCACCTTGCACCAGCTGAGTTGTTGTAGCAGAAATTGTATGTGCACAAAACGGAATTACATAACAGTATGGAGCCATTCTGCTGCTAAAATATTGACGTATATATATCACTTTGGAAATATTACTTCTGTCTGCAAAATTCAAGCTGTAACTAAAACCGGAATTGGTTCTCAGAGAACGAGAGATGCACCATTGTTCCGGAAATGTCGAGGATAGTGGAGGTCGTGATAAATTTCTATAGCAGCAAGGAAATCGTCGACAATTCTGTATGATCTTCCCCAAACCGCATTTGGCACCAAGTGATTTCTCGCAGGAAAGCATCATGACAGTGaactttttcttcagatttagttttaaataaatatcgtTTATctaatgcttttacattttgaaaattggcaaaatttcgttcaaaatttggatttctgATTCAGATATAGAAAGCATCATGAtgatattttcttcaaatttagttttaaataaatattttatatcgaatgctcttacattttaaatatTGGCAAGATTccattcaaaatttggatttcagattcagatatgacttttttttgcttgtatttgaatttaaatatgtgaatattcgaaAAAACGGATACAAGggtatatccaatttgaatctaatttggcATCCCCTTGTTTCTAGATTTACAGACAATTCATGCATTATATGGGATATGAACAAAGGTAAGAATATTTTTGAAACACTGGAAGTGATTCACACGGAAAGCAGCGTTAATAAAGTAGGCATCTTATTTCATCAACTATAAAGTGCAATgtttaaagaaacaaacaagatTATGTCACCTATGTAGCACATCTCGATAATCATGATGGTCAAAGGAAGCTATTATACACCTGAACTCTTACCTGACTGGAGCCCTTttaagtgcatttttttttaagtttattatCGCGAGACATAGAAGAAAGAAGGTCTAGTGAAGTATCTCATTCTATGTCTTGTTGTCGTTATTTGTCTATATCTTCCTGAGAATAGATCAGCCATGTACAAGATAATGTATACTTTCAAGCAGTACcatatttcttttctatttcttttctacTAATATGATCGTTTGCCCTATAAATAGATTGTTATTGTCTTTAAGCCCTTAAAGCAATTGGTGTGCAAACATCTTCATCTTATACTTTTATGCAATCTCATTTACAAGATTATTTCTAAGGTTGCTGTGGGACATATGAAGTTGGTTCTTAATAAGGTGATTGGGAAGGAGCAAATCTTTACCAGAAAGAGGGCTTTATGACAGTGTCATTTTGGCACATGAAGGGGTTTGTCCCTTCAATTGTTCTAAGAAAGGTTCATTGCGCTCCAAATTAGATATGTATGGCAAATGCATATGATAGAGTTAGTTGGAGATTTTTGTGCAAAGCTCTTCTATTCCTAGAGTTCAATCAAATGTGGGGCTGATCAAATTATGCCGTGTTTGTTCAGCATCTGCAGCACTAGTTAATTATGATAAATGGTTATGTTGGGGAATTCTTTAGTATGAAGTGTAGATCAAAGGCAAGGAGATACTTTATCTCTGCATTTTTCTTGCTAGTAGATGTTTTTCATTTGTAAGAACCAAGAAGAGCCTACAAACCACATTTTGTTCTCATATTAGTTAGTGGAGAGAATGTGGAGGTTCATGTTCATAAATTTTGGTGACAAAATGTCATTCTAGTGTTGCTAGAGAACTGAAATAATGATAAGAGTTTAGGTTTAGAAAAGGATGGATGTAAAAGTGCTGGAAGATTTCATTGCATCATATTGTATGAATATTTGTTTGGTCTTGGCCCCAAGGAAGTGCTGATATAGGAAGTGTGGACCGCCAGgatttttttaggggcgggccaaacagtCCAACCTCCAGATCTCGATGGGCTCAAACTGAACttgaatccaaacaatacatggcgcaactaaaaattttcaattttttcaatgtaattttttgtttccaattcGTTGGGGTAGGGCCATGGACCATGTGCCCCCCTTCTGCCCCTGTGTAGACCCTTagcaaacaaaaaccaaactttACCTTGCATTGCTAAGGGACAAGGCTAGGAACTTGATGAAATGTAAAGTTTGAACTAGAACCAAAATGATTGAGAGTCACACAGAAAACACACATTCAGTTTGATATTTCCATGAGTGTTACTCTTCTAGACTGCAGATGGTAGCATGCATGACACTCGAGTTAAGGGGTGTACCGCCTTGAACCCTGCAGGCAAGGGAAAAAGGGGTTGGCTTCACCTTTCATGGACTACCAAAGAAGAAAGCTAGTCATGTTTGGTGTGTTTGCATGGATGGAAGAAAGATGCTGAAGAGACGGGCCACCAAAGAGGAAAGCTACTCATATTTGGTGTGTTTGCTTGGATGGAAGAAAGATGCTCAAGA
Proteins encoded in this region:
- the LOC116250835 gene encoding chalcone isomerase-like protein 1 — protein: MATLVEVHKEEVEVKEKDLKKEEEVKEKDLNKLEEVKEKDMKKEEEVKEKDLNKLEEVKENDLKKEEEVKEKDLNKLEEVKEKDLTEEKVEEVEPKTGVAFPLTLENRKRLHATGLRKKKVMGISFKIYAFGLYADHVKMKEVIQSKFPKMPEKPEQDMYDLVINSDFEMTVKLVIVFRGLTMSLVRKQFDTGLGASIKKLSGEKHEELLSKVMERASDSIKLPVGSVIEITRFPGFVMQTKVKGEIVGGLESELLCRAYISMYLGDEPLDEDAKESFGASIISLCSNPVS